The DNA segment tgtaatggttccaggactctCCTTTAGGTATGCGGTTGTTTACTTGAAATCGGGTTTACAATCAGGAATCGATCGAAACGAAAGGTCAGacggacgcctcgcattgggcgctctcgggaagactacaaatgaagctgtgcagggtgatatgggctggactagtcttaaagtgagggaagctcacagtaaaattgattatgaagaatgaaTGAGGAATACGGACGAAATTAAAGGGGCTGGGAGAGtgctgaggtatctgtacaggaaaaacattgattcacagttgaggaaaagaagtaggaagcttaccagcaagtatgcggcctgtagggtgtgCAACACAGTaacaaggaacgtcaagcggaaagtcagagaggcctaaataatctcatgggtagcggcaatggaaaagaaacctgccatgagtaacgacttaagaggaaaaaacgaagtcaggaaagaaacaatttatgataactcaaagggaagctcattacttttcgaagcgacatagggatgccttagaacacgcacctaaaaagcgagatataagaaggaagaagaagcatgtgcttgctgcgggaaGGATAGGGAAACGATGGCGcatgttctattagaatgtgaagacatctgcccagcggtcgatctaggcaccactggcctccttgaagcccttgggttccgcgagagcaggggaaaagtaaacatgtccgcgatagagattagtaagaggtgattggaagattggtggaagaaaagtagggaaacgacaaaaaatgaagacgtacaaaagcaaagttcgcaataacgggtcagaaaatttggttgtgggagttcatagtgttttttatttttatttttggaacctaggtaggacattaggcagtataatagcaagagcttggtggtgcaacccactgccttgttccaaagcggacgctcataacatccattcagcCATCCGTccgaaaataaacctgccatgactaactatacttaagaggaaaaaacaaaatcaggaaagaaacaatttatgataactcaaagggaagctcattacttttcgaagcgagatcaggatgccttagaacgcgtagttATAAAGCGAAGTACATTAAGAATGAAAAAGCATGCGGTAAAGCTAGAAAAACGATAGAACATgtcttattagaatgtgaagataacTACCCAGCTTTCTGTTTAGGCTGCTCTGAcgtgcttgaagcccttgggttccggAATAGCAGgggggaagtaaacatgtccgcaatatagatttgtaagaggtgattggaggttTGTTggtagaaaagtagggagaccacaaacaacggaagcGTACAAAAACAATTCTGCCGAAGATGTTTCAGAAAGTTTCATGCTGGTGAACCTGCGAACGTTATCGGAACAGGAAAGCATTTCGGTCTGACGTACTTcttgttttaatttttcgctcAACAAGCCCGAATCATTTCTTCCTCCGACTACCATCATGTTTAATTGTGTAAACAAAGAGAAAGTGTCCTTACGGCTCCTCGTATCCTGTTACCTTGAAATGAAATGGCCCGTTGTAGGCCTTCAAGAAGTAGTACATCTTTGATTCAAAGTATGATTCAGCTTTTCACATTCTTCTGTATTCGTCCTCACATCAATGCGTTATCCATACTTGAAGAAGAACGTAAGATATTGATAGAGAAAATGAAACACAATACGGCACCCCACTGAAATGCAAGTGATATTTTGTTCCCACGAGGACGATGGGTATGTAGGACAGAGGTGCTCCTCAGTGATACAGCGTTGCCAAGTTAATGGTGAGCCGTGTGGGTCGTTGTGGTTTGTAAAACGCGCAGCGTATTGGGTTCCGTGCCAACTTGTTTTTGGTGGCAAACAGCTTTGATGGTAAACAGTCTTGATAGCAAACAACGCCTGTCCttgtgctctctctttctctctctctctctctctctctctgtgtgtgtgtgtgtgtggtcgtcTGTTTGCGTAGGTATAAAAATTGTTTGCTAATATGCATCTACtcacccaacaacaagttctaaGCTACACTTGTTTTTGATGGCTGGTGGTGTTAGCTGGATTTCACATTGGTTCAAACCGAATACAGGTTGACAGGTGGTGTTCAGGCCGAGAAATTGCCAGCAACGCTTGCAAGGATAAGTCCACCTGCCGCAAGCAACACCTCTTCTCCATACATCGTGCAACCAGGTAACTGTTCTACACCCATTAATCTTTAACTAGCGATATCGTGCGCGCTGGGCCTTGAATCGCTGCTCCAGAGGCAGTTTCGTAAAGAGGCACCTTTTTATCTATTATTCTACTATGTTCATCTCTGCCTCTCGCATCTGAtttatctcgctctctctctacTAATAGGTTTGATACAGCAATAACCAGCACTTCTCCCGCAAGTTCTGGGAAACTGCGTCGAAAGGTTCGTGTTCTTGTAGATTCTTCGCCAGCTCATTTAATCGCATTGCCGTTTATAGTGTTTGTtgttgctctttatttatttacattctaGTTAGCGGACAGCAACACTAGAGCCATCCGTTAGGATTTCACGCATCGAAGGGCTTCCCATCGATGAATCGCGTGATAAGGTCGAGCGCAACCTCGGGCTGGTCGAAGGGCAGGATGTGACCGGCGTCCCTAACAAGGACCTGCGTGAAATTTCCCACTTTCCGGACGTATCCAGCGACACCGTTTCCGTCCGGTCTCTTCCAAATCTTACGCTCCGCCTTGTCGAAAGCTTCCTTGCCCGACCATTGGATGCTGCACACGAAGTTGTCCGTCAGTGGGTACGCGATGATAATGTCCAGTTGACCGTTGTATATGAGCACCTTGTACTGCGGCTTGTCCATGAGGGATGCGAGCCACGGCTTGACGGACTGCATGATGTCCTCCTGAAGGTGCCTCTCAGTGGCGTCACCGTTGTTGAAAGTCAGGTTACCCACGTGAATGGCTTTGCGGACAACGGGCGAGTCGACAAAAGCGTGGTACCAGCCGAAGCTTTCCGGCTCTTTTGAAAGGAGGAAGTTGTAGTAGAAGTTGAGGCCGGTGACATTCTTAAAGTACGGCGGTTTAGAGACGGTGTCACCGTTTATGAGTTCATCAAAGATTAGGAACGCATCCAGGTACCGCCCTCGTTTGATGTAAGCGACGGCCCGGGCAGTCTCCGTGCGAATGTAGTCGGATTGCCGCCTGTCTACTAGGCCAATTTGGTACAAGAAGTCGGCGTAGTCGAACATGGTCTCCGGGTCGACCATTCCGTCCCCGATGGCGATGCCGCGCAAGTTGATCTTGACCCTGGGTGCAACGGCTGTGTCGATGGCGTGCGCGATGGCCGGCACGTACTTTCCTGCAACGAGGTGACAAACGTGTATGATGTGACAGTGAAATTCGCCAAACTGGAGCTCAGCGACTGCAGTATACATGTCGCTTCTCTGCGAGTCCCGCAAGACAAGTAACCATATCTATAAAAGGAACTTCTTGTTGTAGTAGTGAGCTTGGTTTTAGGTATATGCTTAAGGGATCTAATGGGAAATTCTCAAGGACGACGTGCAGACGATATAGGTATAACTTGTACTCATCAAGTTATTTGTATGTGCATACCACCTATATTATTATTCGACCCAATGTTGTGTTAAATATACGGAGGTTAGGTTTACGCTACACGtatttttcttttcctatttAGCACGTGTCAGGGAAAGTGCACGAACAAACTTTACTCACCGGCGTACGACTCTCCCGTTGCATAGAAGTCGTTGGCCGCGTACTCATCGAAGAGCGTGAAGAACTGCTGCAGGGCCTCGTGCAGGTCACGGCCGACGTCGACCTCGTTGCGAGCGTAGCCGTTGTCGTCCTGGGTGAAGCTGAAGCCGGCGCCGACCGGGTTGTCGATGTAGAGCATCGAGTAACGCTGCGCCCACGTGGTGTCGCGAAGTTCGGGCACACCGCCTTTGGCCACCCTGTACGGTCCATGCTCCACGAACAGCCCGAACAGCGAGGAGCCTCCCGGGCCTCCCTGCAGCCACAAAACCACGGGCGCCTTCTCCGGATTCTCCTGCAAGCCAAGCCAAAGCCACGAGCGAAATTCGGAGCCCCTTTCTCCATTGCGGTCTGCTACTGAGAATAAAGCCAGCTCTGGTAGACCCCTGATGAGAGGAGACTTTGAAAGAAGATAAATGCAGCTGGTTTCTTTCAAGATGGACACTCGGCGTATTCCGTGTTCTGTCTCCTCGACCGTCCCCTCGGGTTTGATGAAAAACCCTCTGTGCGCGTGGTCTTCCTTAGTTCGTACATTGCACGTCCCACGCGAAATTATGTTCCCTCGGTCAAGGCACAGGAACGTCCCCACCAGTCGTGATTTAAAATGCCACCGTAATCGTCGTGCCGTCGATCTCGGTACAGACGAAGTCCGTGCTATGCACGCCGCGATCGCATACACTGGGGTTCCGGCGCTCAGCCGCCGTCGATGCCTACGTTTCTTGCAGTGGTCCGTGCCTGCTGCGCGGCTGCGTAAAGTGCTGACGGTGACAACCTATAGCCCGGTCAAGGCTGCCGCCGTAGTCCGAAGGCGCTCTGCCTCGGGAACACCACGCCAAACCATTCTGCGACTCATGTCAAATATGGCAACGTTGGGTTGTTTACACGAAAGACTCACAATAGCGACGATTTTATTGCCGCATCTGAGTGTTGTATCAAACGTCGCGTTGCTTTTACGGAAACCACGGGTCATATAAAGAGACGTTAAAATTTCttgtcagtgtttctttttttcttttcatttctgtcCTACGCAACTTGCATTATTcttcttttcactttcttttcatttttttttttgcatcacgaCGCTTTATGTTGCGTTGTTGAGTTTAATGTTGTGCATGAGAACTAAATGGCGTACTAGAAAATACAGCTTTCCTCAGGAGAGACAGACAAAATCTGATACGAAGGATATCTTCGAATTCTCCGATGCTGTGCTCTCTGTGGTAGAAATGTTTGTTCCACTTCTATGGAATCGACATTACCAAGCCTCTTAGCACCAACATTACTGCACTACATGAACTTATTTCGAATATATTGTAATCAGGATGATGAAGTCAGCGGCCGTATATATCCGCGCCAGCCGCCATTGTACACCCTGCCGTCATTCTCCCGTATACAGCCCGGATGACTCTGAGTGGAACCCAGTTTCTGAAGACGCTCAGCGGCGCGCTGAAGAATGTAGTCAGCTCGGACGACATAAACACTGGCATGATATCGACAAGCCTGTTCATATCGTATACATCCCGGCTGGCTCACTCGTGTGGCTTCGAATTCCATTTCGGAAGTGTAAATACTACAGCTCCTACCCGATAGTCCAGTTTACGTTGGATCCGTCAATTATACATCGCAGATCCACCGACATCTGTTTCCGCCAACCATCGATCGCCGTAGACGAGAGACTGTTCACGTCGGCGACCTCAAGCCACACCACGACCCTGTATTGGCGccctaagtcgccaggatggcccCTCTTCGCCGCCAGGGTAATGAAGAAGACGATGTCAGCGCTCTGTGCTCCCATCGCTGGAGCGCGATGATTATATGTACATAGGCCGCTTCTGCTGCCATATCTGAACTGTGTTTGCTGGCTCTTATGAATTATTTTTATTTGACCATACTGTGagcctagaacgacagaaagctgagctagttggtaaggattcattatgcaaaatagaagtgaggcgtgcagacaggacacaaaagtagagaagttcccggcgttcgtgttgtccacttctctactcttgtgtcctgtctgcacgcctcacttctgtGAGCCTTTattgcacaggcccaaacaggaagtgcGTTGTAAAAATGCACATGAGCATGGGACTAACaggacgaaaagaaagaaataaaagaaggaagaaaaagagaacaggGAACGCTACCATATATCAACACTGCCATTCAACACAATAAACTTTCTTTGTTTCCtgtgattgaaaaaggaacaacaATAAAGTCCTCACAACAATTATAATATTGGTCGTATGACATTATTGTAGTTACGGGGAGTTCAATAAACAACCACTTTTCAGTGCATCGCAACATGTACATCCCAAATCATAAAGTAGCATGCAAATACACGTGTACCGTTGCCCAAGCATTCATCCTGCGCATTGTAGTGTGAGGTACGTGCTCAAAGAGTATCACGCGCAACCAAATTATGGATCCAATTTTCCAGCAGTGCCATGTACATAATCTgattcaacaattttttttttggcaaatcATTCCAGATTTCGATTTCCTACGAAAAAAATTGAATACTTGAACGTGTCGCAATGTGTGCGATACTGCCTGATGTGTTTATGATGGCAGGTTCTGTTGGAATGTCGATGCAGTGGCTGCACGTAATCTCTCTTGTTGATATTAATAATGTTGTAATGATATAGCATAAAAAGAAACTTCGTGCCACCACGACGCCGGGAAACAGTGGTAGGCGGCGTTGCTTGGTttctaagagcacttacgctCAGGAGTCGAAAATATTTAGAGATGTAAATCGCAATATAattcccaagagaagggaagcgcaatcgaggacggcaggtAACTAGGTGGcaagatgaaattaggaaatttgcgggcgcaagTTGGAATAAGTTGGTGCAGAACAGATGcgattggaggtcgcagggattgaccttcgtcctgcagtggacataaaaagatgatgatgatgataaatcgCAACACTTTATTTTGGGTGCTTTCTAATTGCTATGTGAGCCGTTTCTGGTACGGGTTCTACATTATGCTACCACACTAAAGAATCAGGCTTACAAAAGCTCTATATACTGTTAGATAGTTTCACATAGTATGGTACTTCAGTTAGCTTTATTCGCAAAAAGCCGAGCGTTCGGAAGGCCTTCAGTAATGTGTTATCAATACGAGCATTCCATTTCAATTCACTTGTAAACGTTACGCCTAAATACTTTATTGCGTTAGTTTGTATTAAATCAGTACTCATTAATCTATGATTGAATTCAGTAAGCGTCTATCTATGAGTTACGACCATATACGTATGTTGTTTTCTGAAGATTAAATTCCATTCCCCACGTGTCACACCAACGAGTTATATTGTTCactgtatcataagaagccaagaaacactggcacgaaggacaacatagaggaaattacttgtgcttaataaatgaaaaataaagaaaactatatattaatggaaatgaaagtggatgaaaaagcaacttgccgcaggtggggaacgatcccacaaccttcgcatttcgcatgcgatgctctaccaattgagctaacgcggcgccgtttccccatccactttcttgggtatttatgctacCTAGTAGAATCTtaagagtgttagccagcgccacccctcggagaccttggcggtggatgtggcacatcctttcttccgcaggcatcacgagaacgtgatctttttgggtgcaggcaaccggtcaataaacccacatatgctacgtgaaggcatcaatgttgccggattcgagacccccgttatgtaataaacgagaagaaagggcgttaaccgatgggcccgatttttataagtcatatcataaaaagccaacaaacactgactcaGCGACTGCCGCGCGTGCGCACAAACCTATTGGGAAAATGTGTTTGCTGCAATGCACATGTCTCGTACGACCAAACTTGCCATTTCTATTTTTCTGATCAAGCCTTGTGGCTTCGATAAACAGGGCCAGAACTTTTGCCGTTGATTTCCTCATGAAATTCGTTAACGTAAACCCGCCTTTCGCGTCTCTTATTTCTAACTTCAATTTGCATGCTAGCTCTCTTATCCCTGCataatttatctttctttttttcgtcgtcATTTGAATTTTCGTTTGAGGTTAATTATTCTCCGTGTGATAccttctttcattttatttttctagtGCTTTGGCACCTCCTCGTCTGCTTTTTCAATAACGCCATAAATTACTATGTTATTTCGGCGGCTTCTATTCTTCATGCCATCAACTTTAATAACGAGGTCATTCAGTTGTTTGCTCGTGCTGTTGATACAACTTTCACATTCCAAGATCTTTTGTTCGCATTGTCTCAATCGAGCTGGCTTATCCTCAATGGTAGTCATTCTTGTTTGTATGCCAGATACTGTTTTTTCCCACTTGCTTCAGATTAGAAGTCAATTCTTTCAATGTCTCGTTTGTTTTACTTTGTTATTTCAGTATCTCCTTCAGTAAGTCTGTATTCTAGCCTTCGTCGCTTCCTGAGTCAGATGTGCAGTGCTGGATTGAGTTCTACACCCCCTCATTTTAGGAGTAACAGTCTCATGGCATCATAACACTTGCACACCAAATGGACTCAGTAGCACCGTTAGGGTTACGTCATCATCTCGAACAGAATATACGAAATACTCGTCACCAACCTGCGCGAAAAATAAAGAAGTGTATGAACCTGTGTCCCGACACGGTGCCACCAATTCCACCGACGTGTGTGGCGTAAAGATATTAGTGCGATCATCAGTAAACTCCGTATACAGTGTCGAGAATGCAGTGTATGCACTAAAACCTACCTTATATGTGCAAAGCATCTATTCCATGATTTACAGGGCGGTCCGAAGAACACGCTTCAGAGAGCGCAGAGAGAAGCCAGACAGGATTTGCCCATATTTGCGCCGCATTTCACGCGAATGCCGCGATGACGACCCTTCGGAGCTTTCTCTCACATTCTTCATGTACCTGTAAACCGCACGATTTCACGGAGCTTCAGGCCGGGGCCTTGGGCAACGTACCTTGGCCGGGAAGAACCAAAAGAAGAGGTTGCTTCCGTACTGCTTGTTGACTGTGAGGAACCCCGAATATCCTGGAAAGTCCGGCACGACCCCGAGCGAGCCGACGCGGCTGAGGTTGCGCGCTTTTTCCAACTGGCCAGCCTCGATCAGCGGCGTCAGGAAGAGCGGGTCGCCCACGTCGCCCAGCTGCGACGGTGCTCTGCGGAGGCTGTCTGGCCTGCGGTGGCACgcgtgaaaaaaattttttttttttttttggggggggggggggtgtgacaTCATGTTTAGGGGCGAGATCTAAGAGCTCCCTCGCTTGGGACGAGGTCGTGAAGACGAGCTTTCTTTGACACTTCCCGCAATACCATTTCGCGGTTTACAAGGATACATACGCTGGCAACCTTCCGGTTTCATTCGCCGAAGCAGAACGGGCAAGAAAAACCATGGCAAGCCTGCTGTAGTGCGGCAGAGAAGAAGCACATGGATTTTCAATAGTTTTCCTCAGAAGCTCACCACAAATTTGCGAGTTAATTTCACCGTGTATTGCACGCACGCAAAATGATAAATATGTGTGCTTGAGGGAACGATACGCATTCGATATTTGATTTGAACATGTAGAAAGAAGCATCTCTTACGTGGAGCCAATTGTAAAAACACGCTtttctttacgctgatgattattaggagggaagggggggggggtgctataGGACACAGGACTGGAAATTTCTTGGGGTAAAAGGGCCCGCTGCAGCTAAGGCGCGTGCAAAGCCATCTTATAGACTGCAGATGTTTAACGGTATAGCAGTCTTGTTTTTCCTGCTTGTTTCCCCTCGCGACGTATATTATTCATCTATGAAGGCTTTTATTGGCTAGCGTCTGCATAGACGATCCAGGCCGGGGGAAGCAATCGCCGCGTGTAATGCACAGCAAACAAGAGTGCTTTACGTAGAAAGTAAATACCGTAATGATATGAGAGATATGGCTACACTCTGTTTACTGGCCGTCGTTAGGCGAGTTGCGTGAATATTCTCGAGCTCCACCGGTACGACAGTCTACGTGTATACTTCCCACGCACCACGTGTTGCATCGCGTCGCATTCACGTAGAACCGTGTTCTTGCTGTGCTTATGAATGCAAAGACTTTAAAGAACGTTTAAAGGAAATGACTCCCGTCTCTGTAAGGGCTGCCGTTCTGCTTGCAGTTAGCTCAGAGCCGGCGACCGCCCTGTACACATCCATTTTCTCTTCACTTTTGAGATCATTCCCTTCAGAGATCA comes from the Dermacentor variabilis isolate Ectoservices chromosome 2, ASM5094787v1, whole genome shotgun sequence genome and includes:
- the LOC142572204 gene encoding putative serine carboxypeptidase CPVL, which encodes MKPALLILCVLTAGAQAWFGTSMRRLYNGPDSLRRAPSQLGDVGDPLFLTPLIEAGQLEKARNLSRVGSLGVVPDFPGYSGFLTVNKQYGSNLFFWFFPAKENPEKAPVVLWLQGGPGGSSLFGLFVEHGPYRVAKGGVPELRDTTWAQRYSMLYIDNPVGAGFSFTQDDNGYARNEVDVGRDLHEALQQFFTLFDEYAANDFYATGESYAGKYVPAIAHAIDTAVAPRVKINLRGIAIGDGMVDPETMFDYADFLYQIGLVDRRQSDYIRTETARAVAYIKRGRYLDAFLIFDELINGDTVSKPPYFKNVTGLNFYYNFLLSKEPESFGWYHAFVDSPVVRKAIHVGNLTFNNGDATERHLQEDIMQSVKPWLASLMDKPQYKVLIYNGQLDIIIAYPLTDNFVCSIQWSGKEAFDKAERKIWKRPDGNGVAGYVRKVGNFTQVLVRDAGHILPFDQPEVALDLITRFIDGKPFDA